The Gaiellales bacterium genomic sequence GGATGTTGCGGACGCGTCCCTGCGTCGAGGGGGCGCCCATGCCGCTGCCGATGACGATCGAGCAGGCCGAGCCCGGCGGCGTCAGCTGGACGACGCGCATGCCGTTTCCGGGCCGGATGTCGTGATCGACCGCGAAGCCGGCTTGCTCGGCATAGAACGCCTTGCTCGCGTCGACATCGTCGACCGGGAGCGGGACGAGCTCGAGCCGCATCTCGGGTAGTTCGGCCATGGGTCTCCTCACGTCGCGTGTGGCAGCGGTCCCGGCGCAGCGCCGGCATCGCCATCGAACCGATCAGGGTAGCGGGCGTCGCAGGCCGGCTCGTCGTACGGGAGACGGAGGAGGGGCGGATGGAGTGCGTTGCTAGGCTGATCCGCGATGATCATCGTCGACGAGATCGTATCGGCCGACGGGTGGGCGGCCCGGGCCGATGGAGACATCGATTTCTTCGTCGGGCGAGAGGGGCTTGTTGACTCGGTCGGCAACGCGGAGCGCATGGCGCGCGTGGCGGCCGTGCTCCTGGGCACCCGGACATACCGTGAGTTCAGCGACTACTGGCCGACGCAGGACCCGGCTCTGCCGGTCAACCGCCTACCGAAGCACGTGCTCTCGACGACGCTCGACGATGCACCATGGGGCGCCCTCGAGCCGGCAACGGTCGAGCGTGGGGACGCGGTCGAGGTCGCTCGGAACCTGGAGCGGCACCATGGCGGCGATCTCATCGTCTGGGGCAGCCTGACGCTCGCTCGGGCGCTGCTCGCGGCCGGCGCCGTCGAGGAGGTGTGGCTCCGTATCGTGCCGACGGCGCTCGGCACCGGACGCACGTTTTGGCCCGAGCGGGACATCGAGTTTCGCGGCGTGGAGACGGTGCAGCACCCCGGCGGTTGGACGACCGCCCGCCTCCGCCTCTGACGCGGCGGTTCACCCCCCGGCCGTGCCGGGCTTCCTCGCGTGGTAGGTCAGGAAACGGGTGTCCGCCGTAGGGGCAACGGGCTGGTAGTCGGCGTGCACCGCCCGAAGCTCGAAGCCGGTCGCCGCGAGCAGGGAGCGCAGCTCGTGGTCGAAGTACGCGCGCATCGTGAGCGGCCACACCTCCGTGGCCACCAGCTCGCCGTCTCGCCACAGGTCGGCCACGAGTTCCAGGGTGATCGTCTGGTCAAGCGGATCGGCTGCCAGGGCGCGGCTGCGCAGCTCGCGTTCGGTCCCGTCGGGCGCCTGCGTGCGGTGCCGGTTGGTGGGGAGGGGCTGCGGCAGGTCGGCCCTCGCCTCCGCCGTCCAACACTTCCACAGCCCGGCGTTGGCGTAGGGCGCCTCGTTGTCGAGGAACAGCGTGCCGCCCGGCTCCAGCGCGTCGTACAGCCGGCGAAGCGCCTCGACGTCCTGTTCGCGCGTGGTGCCCAGGCCGAACACGCCGCAGACGACGACGGCTTGATAGCCGCGCGGCATCTCCAGCTCGTGCAGCGGCTGGACAGCCAGCGTCGGCTCGCGGGCCGCCGCCCCAGCCCGTCTCCGGCAGTGCGCGATCATGTCCTCCGAGACGTCCGCCCCGTCCACGTCGTATCCCGCCCGCAGCCACGGGACGAGCAGGCGGCCGGTGCCGCAGCCGGCGTCGAGCGCCGGCTGGCCCGCGGAGACGTACCGGCCGAAGTAGTCGATCTCCGGTCCTTCGGTATTGAAGAGCGCCCACCAGTCGGCGACCAAGCCGTGATGCCAGGTGGCCATCACGCCACCCTATGCAACTCTGCGCGCGCCTGCCAACCGGTTGGGGCCATAGAAGCATCCCGGCAGGTGGGGTACCTTGCCGTCCGGGGCAGGCGTTCGGCGGGCACCCGGACGACGGAAACGATGACGGAGCCAGGACTCACGACGATCGATGCGGCCGCGGTCGCCGGCGGCCTCGCAGGCGACGGCATCGTCGGCCTGCCCGGTGCGCTCACCCCGGAGTGGGCGGACAGGCTGCACGACGACTGCCTCCGGCTGCACGACGCCGCCAGCTCGTATCCCACGGGACGCATCAGCCGCGGCCGCAACCGCTGGTACTTCGCCGTGCACCCCGAGCAGGTGTCCGGCATCGCCGACCTCCTCACCCATCCCTGGGTCACGACCATCTGCGAGCGGATCCTGGGGCCGGCGTACCAGGTTGCCGAGGTGGCGTTCGACGTGTCGTTCCCGGGGTCGAAGTACCAGCCGTGGCATCGCGACTTCCGCAAGCACGTCGGGATGCGGGTGGATGGCAGCCTCTGCGCGCTCGCGTTCAACGTGCCCACGGTCGACGTGGTCGACGAGATGGGGCCGTTCGAGATCGTCCGCGGCACCCAGGGCGACGACATCCCCACCGACAACCAGATGTTCCCCGACTCCGAGGGGCAGCGCCGCTACGAGGACGACGACCGGCGGACGTTGATGCGGCCCCGGCGTGGCGGGATGTCGGTGCGAACCCCGCTGGCGATCCACCGGGGGACGCCGAACGTCTCGCAGCAGGTGCGGCCGGTGATGGTTCTGACCGCGTATGCCGGGGACGTCGACCTGCTCAAGGGCCATGACGTGCTCGCGGCGACGCGCGGGTTCCTCGATCGCCTCCCGGAGCAGGCGCGCGACCACCTGCACTGCGCCGTCGTGGACAGCCTGGAGCGGATCGACCAGGGCCACGACATCGAGGGCTTGGTGATGGGCGAGGAGTGACCGGCTCCGCCCGGCTCGGGGCCGGGGGCGAGGGTCGCGGTCATGCATCCCAGACGACGGGCAGCGACTTGGCCGCGCGGACGAACCATCCGTGAACCACGGGCTGCCGCTCCGGATGCAGCCGCAGGCCGGGCAGTCGCCGGAACGCCTCCTCCACCGAGAGGCGCGCGACCTGCCGCGCGACGTAGTGGCCGACGCAGAAATGGGCACCGAATCCGAAGGTGAACGTGTTCAACCGCGTGCGCTTCAGATCGAACGTGTCGGGATCGTCGAAGCGGCGCTCATCGCGGTTTGCGGAGCCGATCACCATGGCGATCTCGGTGCCGGCGGGGATCAGCTTGCCGCCGAGGACGACGTCCGCAGTGGTCAGCTTCTCCGTCATGTTGAAGGGCGAGATCCAGCGGAGGCCCTCGTGCACCGCCGCTGACGACAACCCCGCGGGATCGGCGGCGACAGCGGCGGCCTGCTCGGGGCGGCCGAGCAGCCCCAGCAGCGTGTTCGCGGCGCCGTGGGCGGGCTCCTGAAACCCGCCGACGATCATCGTGCCGACGGTGCCGATGATCTCGTCGACGGAGCGAACCTGCCCGTCGGGCATTGCGTGACGCACCATGTGCGCGATCGTGCTCCCATCGGAGTGCGTTCGTAGGTCATCGACCCTGCCGGCCAGGTATTCGCGAAGCTCGGCCTTGACCGCCTCGGCACGCTCGGCGATGGCGGGGTCGTCCCGGCCCAGGTCGACGAGGTACGCGGCGAGCCCGTGGAACCATCGGAGCAGCGTGTCGTCGGGCACATCCGCGAGCCCGAGCACGTCGCCGACAGCCCGTGCGCTGATTCGCTCCAGGACGTCTCCCGTGAGATCGGCACTGCCCCGCTCCCTGACCGCCTCGACGTACCGGACCGCGGTTGGCCGCAGGAGCGACTCGACGTAGTCGTTGACCGCGCGAGGCCGGAAGCGAGCGTCCAGCGGCGCACGGGCCTGTCGATGTTCCTCACCCGACATGGCCATCACGTTGGGCAAGCCGTACACCAGGGCGTGGACCTCGGTCGTCGGCCCGAAGATCTCGTCGGCCGCCCCGGCCTCGGCGCACAGGTCCCACGTCGTGATCCACAACCGCCCCGTCTCAGGCACCCAGGCGACCGGTTGCTCACGGCGCATCCAGGCGTAGAGCGGATAGGGGTCGGCCTCGATGTCGGCGAGACGGGCGTCGACGACGGTGTCCGTGGCGAGGGGAGGGGTGGTGGGCATGACGTGCGTCGCGGACAGTCCACCACAAAACATCGGGCCAACCCAGCCGGCCCACCACCGCGTCCGCCCGAGAACGGCCTCAACGCCGGGTGCAGCCCCGCCCCCCGTGAGCCCCCCACGTCCTCCCCTGATGCGCCCGGCACGATTCGAACGTGCGGCCTCTGCCTCCGCAGGGCAGCGCTCTATCCCCTGAGCTACGGGCGCGGGAGCGGCAGTCTATCAGTGGCCTCGGGGCCGGCCCCGGTTGGGTGGTTGCTTGACATGTGACCAAAAGGTCACATATAGTGCGCCCATGGACGACGACGCGGTGTTCAAGGCGCTTGCCGATTCCACCCGCAGACATCTGCTCGACCGCCTGTTCGAGCGTGACGGCCGCACGCTCTCGGAGCTCGAGTCCGAGCTGGACATGACCCGCTTCGGCGTCATGAAGCACCTGCGCATCCTCGAGGCCGCCGGCCTCGTCGTCGCCCGCCGCTCGGGCCGGGAGAAGCTCCACTACCTGAACCCCGTCCCGATCAGGCTGATCCACGACCGGTGGATCGACAAGTACACCGAGCGCCGCGTGTCCGCGCTCGCCGACCTCAAATCCCAACTGGAGGACTCCGCATGACGACCACCATCGCGCCGGCCACCACCCAGATTTACCAGATCTACATCCGGGCGACGCCCGAGCAGATCTGGCAGGCCATCACCACGCCGGAGTGGACCGCCCGCTACTACCACGGCGCCCACATCACCGTCACGCCCGACCACTACGACTCGCGTAGCGGCGACGGCGACGTCTGGGGCGACGAGTCGGTGATGGAGTTCGATCCACCGCGCCGGCTCGTTCACGGCTGGCGCTCGCTCTACGACCCGGACATGGCGGCCGAGAAGCGCAGCCGCGTGACGTGGGAGATCGAGGTCCAGGAGGGCGGCTATTGCCTGTTGACGGTCGTCCACGAC encodes the following:
- a CDS encoding VOC family protein; the encoded protein is MAELPEMRLELVPLPVDDVDASKAFYAEQAGFAVDHDIRPGNGMRVVQLTPPGSACSIVIGSGMGAPSTQGRVRNIHLVVDDISDARSALVKRGVDVGEIRDMGGVRYAHFADPDGNSWALQQIGDARTR
- a CDS encoding dihydrofolate reductase family protein — its product is MIIVDEIVSADGWAARADGDIDFFVGREGLVDSVGNAERMARVAAVLLGTRTYREFSDYWPTQDPALPVNRLPKHVLSTTLDDAPWGALEPATVERGDAVEVARNLERHHGGDLIVWGSLTLARALLAAGAVEEVWLRIVPTALGTGRTFWPERDIEFRGVETVQHPGGWTTARLRL
- a CDS encoding class I SAM-dependent methyltransferase translates to MATWHHGLVADWWALFNTEGPEIDYFGRYVSAGQPALDAGCGTGRLLVPWLRAGYDVDGADVSEDMIAHCRRRAGAAAREPTLAVQPLHELEMPRGYQAVVVCGVFGLGTTREQDVEALRRLYDALEPGGTLFLDNEAPYANAGLWKCWTAEARADLPQPLPTNRHRTQAPDGTERELRSRALAADPLDQTITLELVADLWRDGELVATEVWPLTMRAYFDHELRSLLAATGFELRAVHADYQPVAPTADTRFLTYHARKPGTAGG
- a CDS encoding phytanoyl-CoA dioxygenase family protein, yielding MTEPGLTTIDAAAVAGGLAGDGIVGLPGALTPEWADRLHDDCLRLHDAASSYPTGRISRGRNRWYFAVHPEQVSGIADLLTHPWVTTICERILGPAYQVAEVAFDVSFPGSKYQPWHRDFRKHVGMRVDGSLCALAFNVPTVDVVDEMGPFEIVRGTQGDDIPTDNQMFPDSEGQRRYEDDDRRTLMRPRRGGMSVRTPLAIHRGTPNVSQQVRPVMVLTAYAGDVDLLKGHDVLAATRGFLDRLPEQARDHLHCAVVDSLERIDQGHDIEGLVMGEE
- a CDS encoding cytochrome P450 — encoded protein: MPTTPPLATDTVVDARLADIEADPYPLYAWMRREQPVAWVPETGRLWITTWDLCAEAGAADEIFGPTTEVHALVYGLPNVMAMSGEEHRQARAPLDARFRPRAVNDYVESLLRPTAVRYVEAVRERGSADLTGDVLERISARAVGDVLGLADVPDDTLLRWFHGLAAYLVDLGRDDPAIAERAEAVKAELREYLAGRVDDLRTHSDGSTIAHMVRHAMPDGQVRSVDEIIGTVGTMIVGGFQEPAHGAANTLLGLLGRPEQAAAVAADPAGLSSAAVHEGLRWISPFNMTEKLTTADVVLGGKLIPAGTEIAMVIGSANRDERRFDDPDTFDLKRTRLNTFTFGFGAHFCVGHYVARQVARLSVEEAFRRLPGLRLHPERQPVVHGWFVRAAKSLPVVWDA
- a CDS encoding metalloregulator ArsR/SmtB family transcription factor; translation: MDDDAVFKALADSTRRHLLDRLFERDGRTLSELESELDMTRFGVMKHLRILEAAGLVVARRSGREKLHYLNPVPIRLIHDRWIDKYTERRVSALADLKSQLEDSA
- a CDS encoding SRPBCC family protein, translating into MTTTIAPATTQIYQIYIRATPEQIWQAITTPEWTARYYHGAHITVTPDHYDSRSGDGDVWGDESVMEFDPPRRLVHGWRSLYDPDMAAEKRSRVTWEIEVQEGGYCLLTVVHDQLDGAPKTAASVSGTGWMGVLSNLKTLLETGTSLF